In a genomic window of uncultured Sphaerochaeta sp.:
- the purD gene encoding phosphoribosylamine--glycine ligase, giving the protein MRVLVLGSGAKDHAIAWWFSQSRLIDGLFVAPGNVGTQSIAINLAIDPSDPKQVHEACCEHAIDFVFVGTEAPLFTGVIDYLNERGIDTFGAPNKTLKLEGDRNFSRMFSDRHNIPTPTHALFEDEETLSDYLKRHEKERFVVKSNAIAPSRVMVDSSDYDTLMDFSRGLLATGPIILEEHLAGLPITVTLFLDNKGYLMLPTSSDYMKAEEGGLPTGGMGSICPVPLQQDVKQALIDTIIEPTLFGLKAERMAYKGVLTISVIITKTGPILVDYHVRFNDPAAQAFVPLIKTDIVDILNAMKADTLSSLTLEVSNKSTVALVVASKGYPQSPIIGKPLDPMPASLLLNAFEGAPRYFFGGVQELDGKLLTTGGRCVTVVGVGYNIMNANKNAYRGVPHVNFEGAWYRKDIGDRFFEN; this is encoded by the coding sequence ATGAGAGTACTAGTATTAGGTTCCGGAGCGAAGGATCATGCCATTGCATGGTGGTTCTCCCAGAGTCGTCTGATCGATGGCCTGTTTGTTGCCCCTGGCAACGTCGGCACCCAATCCATTGCCATCAATCTTGCCATCGATCCCTCTGACCCGAAACAGGTCCACGAAGCCTGTTGCGAGCATGCCATTGACTTTGTCTTTGTCGGTACTGAGGCGCCGCTGTTCACCGGTGTGATCGACTACCTCAATGAGCGGGGCATCGATACCTTCGGGGCACCGAACAAGACGCTGAAGCTGGAAGGTGACAGGAACTTTTCCCGCATGTTCTCCGATCGGCACAACATCCCCACTCCGACACATGCATTGTTCGAAGATGAGGAGACTCTTTCCGACTACCTCAAGAGGCACGAGAAAGAGCGCTTTGTCGTCAAGAGCAACGCCATAGCCCCAAGCCGGGTCATGGTGGACTCCTCCGATTATGATACCCTGATGGACTTCTCCCGTGGACTTCTGGCTACCGGCCCGATCATCCTTGAGGAGCACCTTGCAGGGCTTCCTATCACCGTTACGCTCTTCTTGGACAACAAGGGCTATCTGATGCTTCCCACCTCCAGTGACTACATGAAGGCTGAGGAAGGAGGCCTTCCCACCGGAGGCATGGGCTCCATTTGCCCGGTTCCCCTCCAGCAGGATGTGAAACAGGCCTTGATCGATACCATCATCGAACCAACCCTGTTCGGCCTGAAAGCCGAGCGCATGGCCTACAAGGGCGTACTTACCATCAGCGTCATCATTACCAAGACAGGACCAATCTTGGTGGACTACCACGTGCGGTTCAATGACCCTGCAGCACAAGCATTCGTGCCCCTCATCAAAACAGACATCGTTGACATCCTCAACGCCATGAAGGCAGACACCCTCTCCTCCTTGACCTTGGAAGTATCCAATAAGTCAACAGTTGCCCTGGTGGTTGCCTCCAAAGGCTATCCCCAGTCCCCAATCATCGGCAAACCGCTCGACCCCATGCCGGCATCCCTTCTGCTCAATGCCTTTGAAGGTGCTCCCAGATATTTCTTCGGCGGCGTTCAGGAGCTTGACGGCAAGCTGCTTACAACCGGAGGACGCTGTGTCACCGTGGTAGGTGTTGGCTACAACATCATGAACGCAAACAAGAATGCGTACAGGGGTGTTCCCCACGTCAATTTTGAGGGAGCATGGTACCGCAAGGATATCGGTGACCGCTTCTTCGAGAACTGA
- a CDS encoding HU family DNA-binding protein encodes MAGPKLTKAAIIESLHEKHGLNRADIHKIIDEFFEEVKEGLKNDQVIELRGFGTFEVRTRKGREKARNPKTGAIVAVETHGVAIFRPGKELKDYVWDLRDNKPVND; translated from the coding sequence ATGGCAGGACCAAAGTTGACAAAAGCAGCCATAATCGAGAGTCTTCATGAGAAGCATGGACTGAATAGGGCCGATATCCACAAGATCATTGATGAGTTCTTTGAAGAAGTGAAGGAAGGCCTCAAGAATGATCAGGTCATTGAACTCCGCGGATTTGGTACGTTTGAGGTACGCACCCGCAAAGGCAGGGAGAAAGCTCGCAACCCCAAGACTGGCGCCATTGTCGCCGTTGAGACTCATGGGGTCGCAATCTTCCGTCCTGGCAAGGAGCTCAAGGACTACGTGTGGGACCTACGTGACAACAAACCGGTAAACGACTGA
- the lnt gene encoding apolipoprotein N-acyltransferase, translating to MVDLHARRSLRTVCSEVLVLVVSAFVHSIAFPGLVSAHGVGFIAFVSLIPVFLVIRNTTWKLTPVYGFLYGFMFYLFFNYWLKTFHPLAILIVPIIKGGEMLMLFPILKAAQKLFRKYGYLVESLVYVAYSYLSQDWFAGYPYGTLGSALYQYLPLIQSSEIFGIWGVNLLMVLPQTFLAYHGHAYLKDRSVSFTSTLRSHRLVVIAYLILFVANLIFGLFSISYWRGQEPEKTWRVATIQHSADTWKGGYATYKNNFNNLRKMSLEVLGSDPDIILWSETAFVPSVAWHENYPSDPATSALVEEFVSFGKSLPIPLVTGNPEGVIDDPNLPPLLSDGSWNRKDYNTVIFFEDGKIKNTYRKQHLVPFTEHFPYEKQMPWLYNLLLANDYNWWEKGHESVVFETEEGVRFSTPICFEDVFGYLNAGFVASGADVIVNMTNDGWSKAVSAEVQHLGLAVFRSIENRRTTVRGTNSGMTCVIDVTGKIVDPMEPFKVGWHIYDVPVFTGEVHGLTFYTRYVDWFASLSIYLSLILLAGASLYHLYLFFSRRKHTSS from the coding sequence TTGGTTGATTTGCACGCACGACGGAGCCTCAGAACGGTTTGTTCTGAGGTTCTTGTATTGGTAGTATCGGCATTCGTCCATTCCATTGCCTTTCCTGGCCTTGTCTCGGCCCATGGTGTGGGATTCATTGCCTTCGTTTCCCTGATTCCTGTTTTCCTGGTAATCAGGAATACGACATGGAAGCTGACGCCTGTCTATGGCTTCTTGTACGGCTTCATGTTCTACCTGTTCTTCAACTACTGGCTCAAGACATTTCATCCATTGGCCATCCTCATCGTGCCCATCATCAAGGGAGGGGAGATGCTCATGCTCTTCCCCATCCTGAAGGCAGCGCAAAAGCTGTTCAGGAAGTATGGGTATCTTGTTGAGTCCTTGGTGTATGTCGCCTACTCCTATCTCAGTCAGGATTGGTTTGCCGGCTATCCTTACGGTACCCTTGGATCTGCTCTCTATCAGTATCTTCCGCTTATCCAAAGTTCCGAGATCTTCGGCATCTGGGGTGTGAACCTGCTCATGGTCCTGCCCCAAACCTTCCTTGCCTATCATGGGCATGCATACCTGAAAGATCGGTCTGTCTCGTTCACCTCTACCCTCCGATCCCATCGTCTGGTGGTCATCGCCTATCTCATTTTGTTTGTTGCAAACCTTATTTTCGGATTATTCAGCATCTCCTACTGGAGAGGACAAGAACCGGAAAAAACTTGGCGTGTCGCCACCATCCAGCATAGTGCGGACACGTGGAAGGGCGGGTATGCCACGTATAAGAACAACTTCAACAATCTACGCAAGATGAGCCTTGAGGTGCTTGGTTCTGATCCTGACATCATCCTTTGGTCAGAGACAGCGTTCGTACCCTCGGTCGCCTGGCACGAAAACTACCCGTCCGACCCTGCCACCTCAGCCCTGGTTGAGGAGTTTGTCTCATTCGGCAAGTCCCTCCCCATTCCCTTGGTTACCGGCAACCCTGAGGGCGTCATTGACGATCCGAATCTTCCTCCCTTGCTTTCGGATGGCTCTTGGAACCGAAAAGATTACAACACCGTCATTTTCTTTGAGGATGGGAAGATCAAGAATACGTACCGCAAGCAGCACCTGGTGCCGTTTACTGAGCACTTCCCCTATGAGAAGCAGATGCCTTGGCTCTACAACCTGTTGTTGGCAAACGACTACAACTGGTGGGAGAAAGGGCATGAGTCTGTGGTATTCGAGACGGAGGAGGGGGTGCGATTCTCCACTCCCATCTGCTTTGAGGATGTATTTGGGTATCTGAATGCCGGTTTTGTAGCCAGTGGGGCTGACGTGATTGTCAATATGACCAACGACGGGTGGTCGAAAGCGGTCTCTGCCGAGGTGCAGCACCTCGGTCTTGCAGTGTTCCGCTCCATTGAGAATCGCAGGACCACCGTAAGGGGTACCAACAGCGGAATGACGTGTGTCATCGATGTGACCGGCAAGATTGTCGATCCCATGGAACCCTTCAAGGTTGGTTGGCACATCTATGATGTTCCGGTGTTCACCGGGGAGGTCCATGGACTTACCTTCTATACCCGGTATGTCGACTGGTTCGCGTCCCTTTCCATCTATCTTTCGCTTATCTTGCTGGCAGGGGCATCCCTGTATCATTTGTACCTGTTCTTCTCGAGGAGAAAGCATACATCATCATGA
- a CDS encoding YchF/TatD family DNA exonuclease, with protein sequence MQLFDTHAHIGLLQDDKMEQLLAVQMAKVKSVRHVVSICNSLADFERTYANLESSDSVFHAVGVSPTEVANPGKDWEDRVIAHAQKRGVVAIGETGLDYFHMFGGDKMLQIELMLKHLEIARHLDLPVIIHNRNAGEDLLPILAQKLPPKGGILHCFGEDWEFARQALDLPLTFSFAGNLTFRNSKALHEVAMRLPPDRMVVESEAPFMTPYPYKGERNKIQYLIETVKVLAELRQISLEELTESLYANSLKAFALPKDL encoded by the coding sequence ATGCAACTGTTTGATACGCACGCCCACATAGGGCTTCTGCAAGACGACAAGATGGAGCAACTGCTTGCCGTCCAGATGGCGAAAGTCAAGTCAGTCAGGCATGTGGTAAGCATCTGCAACAGTCTGGCCGACTTTGAACGCACCTATGCAAATCTGGAGAGTTCCGACTCTGTGTTCCATGCCGTTGGGGTCAGTCCGACCGAGGTCGCCAATCCGGGCAAGGATTGGGAGGATCGGGTCATCGCCCATGCCCAGAAACGGGGGGTTGTGGCAATCGGGGAGACAGGCCTGGACTACTTCCACATGTTCGGAGGGGACAAGATGCTGCAGATTGAGCTGATGCTCAAGCATCTGGAGATTGCACGGCATCTGGACCTTCCGGTCATCATCCACAACCGCAATGCCGGTGAGGATCTTTTGCCGATCCTTGCACAGAAGCTTCCCCCGAAAGGGGGCATCCTGCACTGCTTCGGGGAGGACTGGGAGTTTGCAAGACAGGCACTTGACCTGCCGCTCACCTTCTCTTTTGCAGGCAATCTGACCTTCCGCAACAGCAAGGCCCTGCATGAAGTGGCAATGCGCCTGCCCCCCGACCGCATGGTGGTGGAGAGCGAGGCCCCCTTCATGACTCCTTATCCTTATAAGGGAGAACGCAATAAGATCCAGTACCTCATCGAGACGGTCAAGGTCCTTGCGGAGCTGCGGCAGATATCACTTGAAGAGCTTACCGAAAGCCTTTATGCTAACAGCCTCAAGGCGTTTGCCTTGCCAAAGGACCTATGA
- the rpsT gene encoding 30S ribosomal protein S20: MINRSAEKRERQNSVRRMRNRAAKSTMRTAIKKFDAAVVANDKDTAASALALSLKLLDSTASKGIIHKNTASRKKSRLAARFNKLNEQAAVQA; this comes from the coding sequence GTGATTAACAGGTCTGCTGAGAAAAGAGAGCGACAGAACAGCGTTCGGAGAATGAGGAACCGTGCCGCAAAGAGCACCATGCGCACCGCAATTAAGAAATTTGACGCCGCTGTGGTCGCCAATGACAAGGATACTGCCGCTTCCGCTCTTGCACTGAGCCTCAAGTTGCTTGATTCAACTGCAAGCAAGGGTATCATCCATAAGAATACTGCCAGCCGAAAGAAGTCCAGATTGGCAGCACGCTTCAACAAGCTGAACGAACAGGCTGCAGTACAGGCCTGA
- the ricT gene encoding regulatory iron-sulfur-containing complex subunit RicT, with the protein MKKERMRAVDAPVQRNRPSTGYIYLVKNPSSNETSICAWDSVLYPGTSVVAPTRYGLDLGIIVSSADRLGGEYTPGCDQCRGACLHGECEDKNEEDAQEMPVDAEIELLYQADPDEDPCDTCEGCNPHPEPQEVSLSGDIIWIERLATPSDLTRYQELVAKEDEAMRICREKIAHHKLDMKLVTAHFLLGEPKIIFFFTADVRVDFRELVKDLVSVFRIRIELRQIGVRDESRVLGGLAVCGRDFCCHSVTDKLNPVSIKMAKEQNLSLNSMKISGPCGRLLCCLSYEFDFYVEEKRHYPPEGSKLKVGFDLMKVTEVNILSKKISLSGSEGRMLGIPQTAVFYNEETSRWEITKEYADEFLSN; encoded by the coding sequence ATGAAGAAAGAACGAATGCGTGCCGTCGATGCTCCGGTTCAGCGAAACCGACCATCCACCGGCTATATATATTTGGTGAAAAACCCCTCTTCCAACGAAACCAGTATCTGTGCATGGGATTCTGTTCTCTACCCCGGCACAAGTGTGGTTGCACCGACCCGCTATGGTCTTGACCTGGGTATCATCGTCTCCAGTGCCGATCGCCTGGGAGGTGAGTATACCCCAGGTTGCGACCAGTGCCGGGGTGCCTGCCTGCACGGCGAGTGTGAGGACAAGAACGAAGAGGATGCGCAAGAGATGCCCGTTGATGCGGAGATTGAGCTGCTCTACCAGGCGGATCCGGATGAAGACCCCTGCGATACGTGTGAGGGGTGCAATCCGCATCCCGAACCACAGGAGGTGTCTCTTTCTGGGGATATCATCTGGATTGAACGGTTGGCCACTCCATCGGACTTGACGCGGTACCAGGAGCTGGTGGCGAAAGAGGATGAGGCGATGCGCATCTGTCGTGAGAAAATTGCGCATCACAAGCTGGATATGAAACTGGTTACCGCCCATTTCTTGCTTGGTGAGCCGAAAATCATTTTCTTTTTCACTGCTGATGTCCGTGTAGACTTCCGTGAGCTGGTCAAGGACCTTGTTTCGGTCTTCAGGATTCGCATCGAACTGCGGCAGATCGGGGTGCGCGATGAGAGCAGGGTGCTTGGAGGCCTTGCCGTGTGTGGCCGGGATTTTTGTTGCCATAGTGTCACGGACAAGCTGAATCCGGTTTCCATCAAGATGGCCAAGGAGCAGAATCTGTCGCTGAACTCCATGAAGATAAGCGGACCCTGCGGGAGGTTGCTCTGCTGCCTTTCCTATGAGTTTGATTTCTATGTGGAGGAAAAACGCCATTATCCACCGGAAGGAAGCAAATTGAAGGTGGGCTTTGACTTGATGAAAGTTACGGAAGTCAACATACTTTCAAAGAAGATTTCCTTGAGCGGCAGCGAAGGAAGGATGTTGGGCATCCCCCAAACTGCTGTGTTCTACAACGAGGAAACCAGTCGTTGGGAGATTACGAAGGAGTATGCGGACGAATTTTTGTCCAACTGA
- a CDS encoding bifunctional diguanylate cyclase/phosphodiesterase, which translates to MELIVAEVLSLIIVSSIVFAHKYSRRTREKTKEDTLLWVTYASLAYLLFSILFHLQLAGIFRLSLPLTRMLSIFHTVTIGAFILMWMLVIEQWVLQSKQALSLLTKLQAALFGLFSLVSMADLFLHRLFQFDGTRLSGGIGVSLVLLLSSLYILIAMVCLVVRWRSITVFSRLLFSLIISFLLLSLLFFQLFRQPYLLALSSSFILLLSYLVWQRKELTLDRLTRIPNYQAFYDKLVHITLQKERVTLLMVDIENFRLVNERHGYGVGDALLKGFASFLSELEGASYRVVGNRFALVFPHLSHNEIVRRVRAIRSRTAQGWEIGTLHLGFHVNIAIAETPLSLNTADEVVESLEFTLSAIKENRRFSVIIFNQKLIHLRQRRLEILSSIRKAISDTSRVLIHYQPIIDIHDNRIIGAEALMRLQDDQLGVISPAEFIPLAEQVGLITKLTEIVVDRVCALLATHQEFGVALSHISINISAEDLASSDVAHRIMNIVGTYRVDPSLIRFEVTESMLLSPGETTQAAWKVYQEAGIHFLLDDFGTGYANLETLVERPFSTVKIDRSVVSNTRNQSQLLSVIAGMLTTLGKQMVAEGVETEAQLQAVRKAGIAYVQGYYFSKPVTEDVFLDFLTNSMCIMPQAQEPQK; encoded by the coding sequence ATGGAACTTATCGTTGCTGAAGTACTTTCGCTGATCATCGTCTCATCGATTGTATTTGCACACAAGTATTCGAGAAGAACTCGAGAAAAAACAAAAGAAGACACCCTGCTCTGGGTCACCTATGCGTCCTTGGCATATCTGCTCTTTTCCATACTCTTCCATCTGCAGTTGGCTGGTATCTTCAGACTCAGCTTGCCCCTGACTCGCATGCTTTCCATCTTTCACACCGTCACAATAGGGGCATTCATCCTGATGTGGATGCTGGTCATCGAACAGTGGGTGCTCCAATCCAAGCAGGCCCTTTCCTTGCTGACCAAACTGCAGGCGGCGCTGTTCGGCTTGTTCTCGCTTGTAAGCATGGCAGACCTTTTTTTGCATCGATTGTTCCAATTCGACGGAACGAGACTCAGCGGTGGCATCGGGGTATCCTTGGTGCTGTTGCTCAGCAGCCTCTACATTCTCATAGCAATGGTCTGCTTGGTGGTTCGTTGGCGTTCCATCACCGTATTCAGCAGGTTGCTCTTCTCTCTGATCATCTCCTTTCTCCTCCTCTCCCTGCTCTTCTTCCAGCTCTTTCGCCAGCCATACCTGCTGGCACTGAGCAGCAGCTTCATCCTGTTGCTCAGCTATCTGGTGTGGCAACGGAAAGAGTTGACTCTCGACCGGCTGACTCGCATTCCCAACTACCAAGCCTTCTATGACAAGCTTGTGCACATCACCCTTCAAAAGGAACGGGTCACACTGCTGATGGTCGACATCGAGAACTTCCGTTTGGTGAACGAACGACATGGGTATGGAGTGGGGGATGCGTTGCTCAAGGGCTTTGCCTCATTCCTGTCGGAACTGGAAGGAGCTTCATACCGGGTGGTGGGAAACCGGTTCGCCCTTGTCTTCCCTCATCTCAGCCATAACGAGATTGTCAGAAGGGTTCGGGCCATACGCTCCCGTACTGCACAGGGATGGGAAATCGGAACGCTGCATCTGGGTTTTCACGTCAATATTGCCATTGCAGAGACACCCTTGAGCCTGAATACTGCCGATGAGGTGGTTGAATCGCTGGAATTCACCCTATCCGCCATCAAGGAAAATCGACGTTTCTCGGTCATCATCTTCAACCAGAAGCTCATCCACCTTCGTCAAAGGCGATTGGAAATCCTATCCAGCATCAGAAAGGCCATTTCCGATACGTCACGGGTCCTGATCCACTACCAACCGATCATCGATATCCACGACAACAGGATCATTGGGGCGGAAGCCTTGATGCGGCTGCAGGACGACCAACTGGGAGTCATAAGCCCTGCAGAGTTCATTCCGCTGGCCGAACAGGTCGGCCTCATCACCAAGCTGACCGAGATAGTCGTAGACAGAGTGTGCGCCCTGCTCGCCACACATCAGGAATTTGGGGTTGCCCTCTCCCACATTTCCATCAACATTTCCGCAGAAGACCTTGCCTCAAGCGATGTTGCACACCGAATTATGAACATAGTCGGAACGTACAGGGTGGATCCTTCCTTGATCAGATTCGAGGTGACGGAATCGATGCTGCTCTCCCCGGGTGAAACAACCCAAGCTGCCTGGAAAGTCTACCAAGAAGCAGGCATCCATTTCCTTCTTGATGATTTCGGCACAGGCTACGCAAACCTGGAGACATTGGTCGAGCGCCCCTTCTCAACCGTAAAGATTGATCGGAGCGTGGTCTCAAATACCCGGAACCAATCCCAGTTGCTCAGCGTGATTGCCGGGATGCTCACTACTTTGGGCAAGCAAATGGTTGCCGAAGGGGTTGAGACCGAAGCTCAGCTTCAGGCCGTCAGAAAAGCGGGAATTGCCTACGTGCAAGGCTATTACTTCTCAAAACCGGTGACCGAGGATGTGTTTCTCGACTTTCTCACCAACAGCATGTGCATCATGCCCCAAGCCCAAGAGCCCCAAAAATGA
- the dusB gene encoding tRNA dihydrouridine synthase DusB has protein sequence MNEQNLYHSVQIGPVTVPGNVFLAPLAGYTDIPFRTLCIEHGADFSYTEMVSAEGLAREGEKTLCLMDRAPNEKQYAIQLFMGSTDSLKEALDQLKPYHCDVIDINCGCPVPKVTKTGAGSAMMKNPSLITEVVRIITDTTDIPVSVKFRTGWDENSENFLTFAQAALDGGASMLTLHARTRSKGYAPFADWSKLTELKQFCIDHHYQVPVFGSGDLFRAEDAKRMLAQTGIDGVMFARGAIGNPFIFSQAKAILKDEEVPQTTIAMRHEAILRHLDLMIEAFGEKTACTLMRKHTCSYLKGVPNTSSIKQAVVQATKAEHYHVALRGLVDL, from the coding sequence ATGAACGAACAGAACCTCTATCACTCAGTACAGATCGGCCCTGTCACCGTACCAGGGAATGTGTTTCTTGCACCCTTGGCAGGGTATACCGACATCCCTTTCAGGACTCTTTGCATCGAGCATGGCGCCGATTTCAGCTATACCGAAATGGTCAGTGCCGAAGGGCTTGCACGAGAAGGTGAGAAAACCCTCTGCCTGATGGACCGTGCCCCAAATGAGAAGCAATATGCCATCCAACTCTTCATGGGAAGTACCGATTCGCTGAAAGAAGCACTCGATCAGCTGAAGCCCTATCACTGTGACGTCATTGACATCAACTGCGGCTGTCCGGTTCCCAAGGTAACAAAAACAGGAGCTGGGTCGGCGATGATGAAGAACCCGTCGCTGATCACCGAGGTGGTTCGTATCATCACCGACACCACCGACATTCCGGTCTCGGTCAAATTCCGCACAGGTTGGGATGAAAACAGCGAAAATTTCCTGACATTCGCCCAAGCCGCACTGGATGGGGGAGCCAGCATGCTCACCCTCCATGCGAGAACCAGAAGCAAAGGGTATGCACCGTTTGCAGATTGGTCAAAGCTAACGGAGCTCAAGCAGTTTTGCATTGACCATCACTACCAAGTGCCGGTCTTCGGCTCAGGAGATCTCTTCAGGGCTGAGGATGCTAAACGCATGCTTGCCCAAACCGGGATCGATGGGGTGATGTTTGCGCGGGGAGCCATAGGAAACCCCTTCATCTTCTCTCAGGCGAAAGCAATCCTCAAGGATGAAGAAGTACCCCAGACAACCATTGCCATGCGCCACGAGGCAATTTTGCGGCATCTGGATCTCATGATTGAAGCCTTCGGGGAGAAAACGGCCTGTACGCTCATGCGCAAACATACCTGTTCATACCTCAAGGGAGTGCCCAATACATCCTCGATCAAGCAAGCGGTGGTGCAAGCCACCAAGGCAGAGCATTACCATGTTGCCCTCAGAGGACTTGTTGACCTGTGA